One Intestinimonas butyriciproducens genomic window, GTATCCACCCCATCACCGGGCGACCGGGAAACCACACGGGCACGGACATCGGCGCGCCCAGGAACACCCCCATCCATGCCGCGCGGGGCGGCGTGGTGACCATCTCCACCTACGGCAGTTCCTACGGCAACTATGTGGTGATCCAGCACGACAATGGCATCGCCACTCTTTACGCCCATATGAACTCCCGTGCGGTAAAAGAGGGAGATGTGGTGACCCAGGATCAGGTCATCGGGTATGTGGGGACGACCGGCTCCTCTACCGGCAATCATCTCCACTTCGAGTTCCGGGTCAACGGACAGCGGGCCGACGCGCTGGATTACTATCCCGCGCTGAAAGATCAATTTGTATACAGTTGAGAAAATACAGGCGGGGACAAGGGGGTGACCCCTTGTCCCCGCTGTCTTTCCAGAAAGGACCGAGAAAACCATGAGAGAAAAACGCTTTTCCGTCCGGGCCCTGGTGCTGACGGTGGTGCTAACCGTCCTGCTGACCGCAGCGCTGCTGGCAGGGATCCTCTGCCTGCTGCTGGGGAAGGAGGGGATGAGCATGGCGCAGGCTATGGTGCTCATCAACACACAGTTCGTAGGTGAGCACGACATCGGGGAGGCGGTGGACGGCGCCATGGACAGTCTCATCACCGGACTGGGAGACCGCTGGTCCTATTACATGGACGCCGAGGGATATGCCCGCCAGAAGGAGAACAAAAGCAACGCCTATGTGGGTCTGGGCTGCACGGTGTCCTACCCGGAGACGGAGGGACTTCTGATCGAAGCGGTGACGGAGGCCGGCCCGGCGGACAAGGCGGGCTTGAAGGCCGGAGATCTAATTCTGGAGATAGACGGCGTCCGGATGGAGGGCGAGGCGCGCAGCCGGGCCACAGAGTACACGCGGGGGCCGGATGGGTCCGAAGCGGAGCTGCTGGTCCGGCGGGCGGATGGGATCGAACAGCGTTTCAAAGTGGTCCGCGCCAGAGTGGAGGAGCACCCCGTATCCTATGAGCGCCTGGACGACGGCACCGGCGTGGTGACCATTCGGAACTTCAACAGCCGGTGCGCGGAGGAGGCCGTCGCTGCGGTGGAGGAGCTGGAGGCGCAGGGCGTGGAGCGGCTGGTATTTGATGTGCGCAACAACGGCGGCGGCTACCTGGATGAGCTCACAACGCTGCTGGACTATTTGCTGCCTGAGGGGACCATCTTCCGCAGCGAGGATAAGGCCGGGCATCAGAGCAGCGTCCAGTCCGACGCCGCATGTGTGGACCTCCCTATGGCGGTGCTGGTCAATGGAGATACCTATTCGGCGGCGGAACTCTTTGCCGCTGAGCTCCAGGAGATGGAGTGGGGGATCATTGTGGGGACGCCGACCTTTGGAAAAGGGTTTTCCCAGCAGACCTTTCCGCTCCTCTCAGGCGGCGCGATCAACATCTCAACGGCCAAATACTTTACCGGAAAGGGCATTTCGCTCATAGGGACGGGCCTTACGCTGGACCGGGAGCTGGAGCTTACGGAGGAGCAGGAACAGAAGCTGAAGAATCATACATTGGACCCGGCGGAGGACCCGCAGCTCCAAGCGGCCATTCAAATGATTGCCGGATGAGGTGTGATCCACAGTAAAATCTCCGCCAGTATCGGCTGAGGGAGCGGAATAGGGCGGAACCATACGGCACGGCCGATAAAAATACCGCTGTCCTCCGGGTGGGCGCGCTCACCCGGGGACGGCGGTAGCTGTTTTTTACACAGGGGATTTTCCCCGCGTGAGCAAATATCCGCTGGTAACGGCTGTAAACGGGGCCACGGTCACCAGACCGAAGGAGCCCACAATGGTATCGATGATCTCCGAGGCCACATACTTGTAGTTCAAAATGTTCCATACAGGAGTGCCCTGGGCCATGAAAACCATCAGCAGCGCCACATATCCGCCGGAATAGGCCAGCAGCAGAGTGGTGGTCATGGTCCCCATGGCGGCCCGGCCCACGTTCATACCGGAACGCGCAGCTTCCCGCCAGCCCATGCCGGGCTTTTTATCCACCACTTCCTTGACGGCGGAGGTGATGTCCACGCTCAGGTCCATCACCGCGCCGGATGAGCCGATGAAAATAGAGGCCATAAAGATCCGGGTCAGGTTCAGGCCCTGATAGCCGCTGTAAAGCAGGCTCTCCGAGTTGGGCATGACGGCCCCGTGGATCTGAAAGAGATCGGTGCACAGGCAGCCCAGCGCCGCAGTCACCAGGACGCCCAGCGTCGCGCCCGACACGGCGGAAGCGCAGCGCCGGTCAAAGCCGTAGACCAGGGCGATGATGAGTACAGTAAGAAAGAGCGTGACGGCCAGTCCCACCCAAATGGGGCTGAGCCCCTTCAGATAGAGAGGAACGAGCACCTTCCACAGCGTGAGCACGGTGAGCACAAAGGACAAAATGGCCCTGACGCCGGTGCGCCCGGCAAAAAGAATGAGGAGAAGCGCGAAAGCCAATGCCAGCCATGCCTCTTTGTCCAGGCGGTAGTGGTCGGTCATCGTGACCAGGAGGATCTCATCGCCCTGGTAGCTGATGACGACCAGGGCGCGGTCTCCGGGCGAAAAGATCTTATCCTGCTCAAGGGAGCCGTTCAGGAGGTTCTGAGCCTCGACGGTCCGCCCCTCAAACCTGCCGCCCAGAAGCTCCAGCGTGCAGGTCTGCTCTCCGGAGCGGATCAGCCCGGTGTCGATGATGGAGGAGTTGTCCACGGAAAGGACCCGGGCGGCGCACCGATCCGCCCCCTTATAGATGACCGCATCTTCAAAGCCGGTGGGGAGGAGAACAAGGAGCAGGACCAAAAGCAGACAGACCAGGACGGGAGCGTGGTAACGGAGGCGGTCCGTATTGCGCAGAAGCGTCATGGGTGTGTGTTCCTTTCAGATTTTTCAAATAGTGAAACAGTGCAAAGGATGCGGCGTGGGCCGCATCCTTTGCGCGCATGGGAAGGAGTTTTATTTCACGTCCAGGAGGTCGGTCAGCTTGTGGTAGATCTGGGTGTTGTCATAGAAGCCGCCGAACAGATCCTGCCCCGCGCCCTGGGCGAACACGGCTACGGGGAGGCCGGTGTGAGCATAAGAGGAGAAATTGATGCCGGACTTGTTGTTGAGCAGATGGGTAATGGTGACGCTGAGGGGCTCATAGGTGCCGTACAGGACGTATTCAGCCTGGTTGGCGGGATCGGCCTTGGCGCGGTCGGGGTCCATGGTAGCGGCATAGGCGTCTTTGAGCTTCTGCACCTCGTAGTCGGTGAGGACCAGCTTGTCGTCCTCAGCGCCGGAGAGTTTCAGGCCGAAGAGGGCCTCTACATCCTTCATCACATCCTCAAAGGAGGTGTTGTTCTCCTTGTAGCCGGCCACATAGTCGCTGTCGTACTTGGCATAGCTGATTTTCTGGTTGGAGAGGTTGGTGAGGAAGGTGTCGTAGTCGGTACCGGCGTAGCCGATGGTCAGACCGCCGGTCTCATGGTCGCCGGTGACCAGGATGAGGGTCTCGTCGGGATGCTGCTTGGCGAAGGCGACCGCCTCCTCCACGGCGTCGGAGAGCGCGATGGTGTCGGCAATGGTGGAGCCGGCGTCGTTGGCGTGGCAGGCCCAGTCGATCTTGCCGCCCTCCACCATCATGAAGAAGCCGGTGTCATTGTCCAGCACCTCGATCCCCTTCTTCACATAGTCGGAGAGCGCCCACATATCCTCGGTGCGGTCATTTTCATAGGCAAAGGCATCGGAGTCGGCCAGATGCTCGTCAATGATGAGAACGGGACCGGCGGTGACAGCCTCGGCCTCAGCCTGAGTCATGACCACCTGATAGCCCGCCTGAGCGGCCAGATCGTAGAGGCTGGTCTTGTCCTTATCGGAGCCGGTGGGCTTCAGCAGCCCGCCGCCGGCGAAGTACTCGAAGCCGGAGGCCACCAGCTCCTCGCCGATTTCGTAGTAGCTGCCGCGGCTGGCCTGATGGGCATAGAAAGCGGCCGGGGTGGCGTGGTTCAGGTTGACGCTGGAAATCACGCCGATCTTCCAGCCGAGCTGCTCCTGCAGCTTCTCGGCAATGGTCTCGTAGGCCACAGTAGCGGTCTCATCCATATTGATGGTGCCGGAGTAGGTCTTGTAGCCGGTGGAGATGGAGGTAGCGGTGGAGGCCGAGTCGGGGCAGAAGGAGGAGGAGTCATAGGTGACGGCAGAGGCGGCCACAGGAAAATCCATGAAGGAGAGGTTCACGTTGCCGTCCAGGATGTCGTCGTTATTGGTGTCGGCCATGGCGCCCAGGTAGTCGGAGGCCGCCTGGAACTGGGGGTAGCTCATGCCGTCGCCGATAAACAGAAATACGTACTTGGGGGCCTTTTGCGCGGTGGATGTCTGACTGCTCAGCGTCTGAACAGCGGGCTCTGCGGCGGGTGTTGCGGTGGGGGAGGGCGTTGCAGCGCCTGCCGAGCAGGCGGCGAGGGTTCCTGCCAGAGATGTAGCGGCAAGAGAGAGGGCCAAAGTGCGCTTTAACTTCATTCTTTCTTCACTCCAGTTTTGTTTTTCGGGGTCATCGCTATGATACGGGATAAGGGGCGGACGGCGCTATCAGCGGAGCGTAAAAGATCGGGAAGGAGAGGTAAGAAAAAGAAAAATATGGGTAAAATGGGACGTTGTCACGATACATCCGCGGTATAATCCGCCGGGCGGCGCATATTCTGTCCCGAGGTGAAGCGGATGAGGATCGGACAGATTGCCGTCGGGCAAAAGAGGTCCCTGCGGATACAGTTTTCCCCGGAACGGGTCCTGGATATGCCCATTCTGCGCGTGGAGATCCCGGAGCCGTGGAGGCCCCGGCGGCTCCGCCGGGCGGCCAGGGCGCTCCGGAAGCGGGGTGTGAAGCGGGTGCTGGTCCCGGCGGGGTTCGCGGAGTGGGACACGCTGGAGTCGACCGGCCTGGGGCCGGTGGAGACGGGGGAGTTCTGCCGCGCCATGGCGCCGGCGGTGGCCCTGGCCGCGCTGACCGGGGCGCATATCCGGCCGGAGGGAGCTACGGTGGTCCTGCGGGGGGAGCGCGTGACCCGGGCCATGCGCATGTCGGCTCTGAAGCTGTGTCCGGAGGTGAAAAACCTTCTGATCGCGGCCCCTGTCGGCGGGGCGGGACTCCAGGCGGAGCTGCGGCGGGAATACGGCGTCCCGGCCCTGGAGGATGCGCCCGGGCGTGCACCGGATCTGGCCATCCATTTTGCGCCCTCCGCCGGCGGCAGTGCCAGGATCGTGGACCTGTCCGGGAACAGCCCCCGGATGGATCATTTTTCCTTTGCCCTGCGGGAACAGGCCCTGCCGGAGGACTGTGAAGGGCTTCCTCTGCTGGCGGCCCTGTGGGAGACGGGACGGCTGGACCCGGCGGAGATAACAGTTTTTACCGATTTCCACTCTTGACAGACCGGAACAAACTACATATAATACAGAATAATGCAGAAGCAGATACTTACCTTAATAATAATAAAACCTACCAAGGACCTGGAGCCCGGCGGATATTCCGTGGATTTTAAACGGGTACCGGTCTTTCTAAGATTCGGATTGATTCGCACAGAGAAAGGAAGCAGTGAAGCATGGCGAAAGAATACAAGCTGAGCCCTGAGCGGCTCAAGGCCCTTCAGGACGAGCTCGTTTACCTGAAAACGGTCCGTGAGAAAGAGGTGGCCGATCAGATCAAGGAGGCCCGCTCCTTCGGCGACCTGAGCGAGAACAGCGAATACGACGAGGCGAAGAACGAGCAGGGCAAGCTCTATTCCCGCATCGCGGAAATCGAGACCATTCTGGCCAACTATGTAGTGATCGAGGAGCACGAAACGGCCCATGACGCTGTACGTCTGGGCAGCCGGATCACCGTGTTGGACAAGGAGTTCAACGAGCAGGAGGTCTACCAGGTGGTGGGCTCCCAGGAGGCCGATCCCATGAACGGTCGCATTTCAGAGGAATCTCCCTTCGGCAAGGCCCTGCTGGGCAAGGTCGTTGGAGATGACGTAGTGGTGGAGGCCCCCGCCGGAGTCCTCCACTACCAGGTCCTAGATATACAAAAGGCCTAGTAAGCCGAGAAACAGGAGGAACCCAAAATGACAGAAGAGAAGAACACCGGCGCACCCGAGCAGGAGATGGACCTGTCCGAGCAGAGGCTCATTCGCCGCGCCAAGCTCAAAGAGCTTCAGGACGCGGGGGAAGACCCCTTTCAGATCACCAAATATGTCGTCACCGCCCGCAGCGCTGACGTGAAGGAAAAGTTTGAGGAGATGGAAGGAAAACAGGTCTCCGTCGCTGGACGCATCATGTCCAAGCGCGGGATGGGCAAAGCCGTGTTCTGCGATCTTCAGGACGGCAAGGGACGCATCCAGCTCTATGTCCGCATCGACGAGCTGGGCGAGGAGGCCTTCGCCAAGTTCAAAAAGACCGATATCGGCGATATCGTGGGCGTTGAGGGCGAGGTGTTCAAGACCAAGCGCGGCGAGATCTCCGTAAAGGCCCACAAGGTCACTCTCCTGTCCAAGTCCCTCATCCCCCTGCCGGAGAAGTTCCACGGGCTGAAGGACACGGAGACCCGGTTCCGCCAGCGGTATGTGGACCTCATCATGAATGAGGATGTGCGCCGGACCTTTGAGATCCGCACCAAGTTCATCCGGCACGTCCGGGCCTATCTGGACGCCAGGGACTATATGGAGGTGGAGACCCCTATCCTCAACACCATCTCCGGCGGCGCTACCGCCCGGCCCTTCATCACCCATCACAATACCTTGGACATCGATATGTATATGCGCATCGCAACGGAGCTCCATCTCAAGCGCCTCATCGTGGGCGGCTTCGAGCGGGTCTATGAGATCGGGCGCATCTTCCGCAACGAGGGTATGGACCCCAAGCACAATCCGGAGTTCACGACCATTGAGCTCTATGAGTCCTATGCCGACTTCCACGATATGATGGATATTGCGGAGGGTATCCTCTCCTCCGCCGCCAAGGATATCCTGGGCAGCTATCAGGTGGAGTGGCTGGGCGAGAGCATCGACCTGACCCCTGGATGGAAGCGCCTGACCATGATCGATGCGGTAAAGCAGTATGTGGGCGTAGACTTCGACGCCATCAGCGACGATGAGACCGCCTGCCGCGCTGCCGAGGCCGTGGGCATCGATATGGAAGGGTGTGAGCGCACCTGGGGGACCGCTCTCTATGAGTGCTTCGACCAGCGTGTGGAGGAGAAACTGATCCAGCCCACCTTTATTACCATGTACCCCGTGGAGGTCTCCCCGCTCACCAAGCGCTCCCCCAAGGACCCCAGGCTTACCGAGCGGTTTGAGCTCTTCATCAACCACTGCGAATTTGCAAATGCGTTCTCCGAGCTGAACGATCCCATCGACCAGCGCGGCCGCTTTGAACACGAGCTGGCGCTCCGGGACATGGGCAACGATGAGGCCGGCATGATGGATGAGGACTTTATCAACGCCCTGGAGTACGGCATGACCCCCACGGGCGGTATGGGAATCGGCATTGACCGGGCCGTCATGCTGCTGACCAATTCCGACACCATCCGGGAGGTAATTCTCTTCCCCACCATGAAGCCGCTGGACTGAAGATAGACATGCAGCAGCATACCGTCGGAGAGATCCGCCGGTATGCTGTTGTGCGTTCCGGTAATTTCAATGGGCCCATGCGGCCCGTCTCTAAGGAGGCTTTTTTGTGCCTTTCCAGATCCGCTGGCGTATCCGCAACCGGCTTCGGAGCATGCAGAATCTGAACCCGGCCCGCATCGTGGTCTCCTCCTTCGGTGTGATCATTTTGCTGGGAACACTGCTGCTCATGCTTCCCGTGGCCAGCCGGGACGGGCAGGCCACCGATCCGCTCACCTGCCTTTTTACGGCCACTTCCGCGTCCTGCGTGACCGGTCTTATTCTGGTGGACACCTGGGCGCACTGGACCCTGTTCGGACAGGTGGTCATTCTGGCGATGATCCAGCTTGGCGGCCTGGGGTTTATGACGGTCATTACCCTGGTCTCCTTTGCCCTACGGCGCAGGATCGGGCTCTCCGAGCGGCTCATTATGGTCTCCACACTGAATCTCAACGATATGGACGGGGTGGTCCGTGTGGTGCGCCACGCTCTGATGGGTACCTTCCTGATCGAGGGGACCGGAGCGGTCGTTCTCACGCTGTGCTTCCTGCCGAGGTATGGATTTTTAAAGGGCCTGTGGCGCGGGATCTTTCATGCCGTTTCCGCTTTCTGCAACGCGGGGTTCGACCTGCTGGGGACGGAGGGGGAGTTTTCCAGCCTGGCCTCTTACAATGGAAATCCGGTCGTACTGCTTACGATCATGGCGCTCATCACCATCGGCGGACTGGGCTTTTTTGTATGGGAGGATATTCTGCGCTGCGGAAGAGACCTGAGAAGACTCTCCCTGTACAGCAAGATGGTACTGAGCTTTACCGCCGCCCTGATCCTGGGGGGCGGGCTCTTTTTCCTGCTGGCGGAGTGGGACAATCCTGCAACGCTGGGTGATATGCCCGGCTGGAAGCGTGTGCTCAACGCCGCCTTCCAGGCCGTCACCCTGCGTACGGCCGGCTTTGACACCATCGGACAGGGGAATCTGCGGGACAGCTCCCTGGCGATGTCCTGTATCCTGATGCTCATCGGGGGCTCCAGCGGCTCCACCGCAGGCGGACTCAAGACC contains:
- a CDS encoding TrkH family potassium uptake protein, with the protein product MPFQIRWRIRNRLRSMQNLNPARIVVSSFGVIILLGTLLLMLPVASRDGQATDPLTCLFTATSASCVTGLILVDTWAHWTLFGQVVILAMIQLGGLGFMTVITLVSFALRRRIGLSERLIMVSTLNLNDMDGVVRVVRHALMGTFLIEGTGAVVLTLCFLPRYGFLKGLWRGIFHAVSAFCNAGFDLLGTEGEFSSLASYNGNPVVLLTIMALITIGGLGFFVWEDILRCGRDLRRLSLYSKMVLSFTAALILGGGLFFLLAEWDNPATLGDMPGWKRVLNAAFQAVTLRTAGFDTIGQGNLRDSSLAMSCILMLIGGSSGSTAGGLKTVTVGVLFLTLRAGLAGREEVTLRGRSISHRRVMNALTLTLIVAVIFLAGSMIISLVDDVPFLSAAFESASAMATVGVTVGITPTLSLFSHVLLICMMFLGRVGIMSFSIAFLARSKYPAKIKYPTMDIMIG
- a CDS encoding S41 family peptidase — translated: MREKRFSVRALVLTVVLTVLLTAALLAGILCLLLGKEGMSMAQAMVLINTQFVGEHDIGEAVDGAMDSLITGLGDRWSYYMDAEGYARQKENKSNAYVGLGCTVSYPETEGLLIEAVTEAGPADKAGLKAGDLILEIDGVRMEGEARSRATEYTRGPDGSEAELLVRRADGIEQRFKVVRARVEEHPVSYERLDDGTGVVTIRNFNSRCAEEAVAAVEELEAQGVERLVFDVRNNGGGYLDELTTLLDYLLPEGTIFRSEDKAGHQSSVQSDAACVDLPMAVLVNGDTYSAAELFAAELQEMEWGIIVGTPTFGKGFSQQTFPLLSGGAINISTAKYFTGKGISLIGTGLTLDRELELTEEQEQKLKNHTLDPAEDPQLQAAIQMIAG
- a CDS encoding YibE/F family protein, with the translated sequence MTLLRNTDRLRYHAPVLVCLLLVLLLVLLPTGFEDAVIYKGADRCAARVLSVDNSSIIDTGLIRSGEQTCTLELLGGRFEGRTVEAQNLLNGSLEQDKIFSPGDRALVVISYQGDEILLVTMTDHYRLDKEAWLALAFALLLILFAGRTGVRAILSFVLTVLTLWKVLVPLYLKGLSPIWVGLAVTLFLTVLIIALVYGFDRRCASAVSGATLGVLVTAALGCLCTDLFQIHGAVMPNSESLLYSGYQGLNLTRIFMASIFIGSSGAVMDLSVDITSAVKEVVDKKPGMGWREAARSGMNVGRAAMGTMTTTLLLAYSGGYVALLMVFMAQGTPVWNILNYKYVASEIIDTIVGSFGLVTVAPFTAVTSGYLLTRGKSPV
- the greA gene encoding transcription elongation factor GreA — protein: MAKEYKLSPERLKALQDELVYLKTVREKEVADQIKEARSFGDLSENSEYDEAKNEQGKLYSRIAEIETILANYVVIEEHETAHDAVRLGSRITVLDKEFNEQEVYQVVGSQEADPMNGRISEESPFGKALLGKVVGDDVVVEAPAGVLHYQVLDIQKA
- a CDS encoding alkaline phosphatase, translated to MKLKRTLALSLAATSLAGTLAACSAGAATPSPTATPAAEPAVQTLSSQTSTAQKAPKYVFLFIGDGMSYPQFQAASDYLGAMADTNNDDILDGNVNLSFMDFPVAASAVTYDSSSFCPDSASTATSISTGYKTYSGTINMDETATVAYETIAEKLQEQLGWKIGVISSVNLNHATPAAFYAHQASRGSYYEIGEELVASGFEYFAGGGLLKPTGSDKDKTSLYDLAAQAGYQVVMTQAEAEAVTAGPVLIIDEHLADSDAFAYENDRTEDMWALSDYVKKGIEVLDNDTGFFMMVEGGKIDWACHANDAGSTIADTIALSDAVEEAVAFAKQHPDETLILVTGDHETGGLTIGYAGTDYDTFLTNLSNQKISYAKYDSDYVAGYKENNTSFEDVMKDVEALFGLKLSGAEDDKLVLTDYEVQKLKDAYAATMDPDRAKADPANQAEYVLYGTYEPLSVTITHLLNNKSGINFSSYAHTGLPVAVFAQGAGQDLFGGFYDNTQIYHKLTDLLDVK
- the lysS gene encoding lysine--tRNA ligase, whose protein sequence is MTEEKNTGAPEQEMDLSEQRLIRRAKLKELQDAGEDPFQITKYVVTARSADVKEKFEEMEGKQVSVAGRIMSKRGMGKAVFCDLQDGKGRIQLYVRIDELGEEAFAKFKKTDIGDIVGVEGEVFKTKRGEISVKAHKVTLLSKSLIPLPEKFHGLKDTETRFRQRYVDLIMNEDVRRTFEIRTKFIRHVRAYLDARDYMEVETPILNTISGGATARPFITHHNTLDIDMYMRIATELHLKRLIVGGFERVYEIGRIFRNEGMDPKHNPEFTTIELYESYADFHDMMDIAEGILSSAAKDILGSYQVEWLGESIDLTPGWKRLTMIDAVKQYVGVDFDAISDDETACRAAEAVGIDMEGCERTWGTALYECFDQRVEEKLIQPTFITMYPVEVSPLTKRSPKDPRLTERFELFINHCEFANAFSELNDPIDQRGRFEHELALRDMGNDEAGMMDEDFINALEYGMTPTGGMGIGIDRAVMLLTNSDTIREVILFPTMKPLD